From one Flavobacterium kingsejongi genomic stretch:
- a CDS encoding SPFH domain-containing protein, protein MNQIKEFFEYIFNSIKIWIIVQPWEQGIRVRRGKQIKKLNGGIYFRIPYLDSVYIQETRLRVITLNIQTLMSKDTKTITINSSLGYSITNLELLYRTLFHPEATISNMAMSEISDFIFKNNLENINPAKIEKSVLDKLNAENYGLKFEYFRLTNFAVVKTFRLIQDNQTWVDNGLDMNNKK, encoded by the coding sequence ATGAATCAAATAAAAGAATTTTTCGAATATATTTTCAACTCTATCAAGATATGGATTATTGTTCAACCCTGGGAACAGGGCATCCGGGTACGGAGAGGTAAGCAGATAAAAAAATTAAACGGTGGAATCTATTTCAGGATACCCTACTTAGATTCTGTGTACATCCAAGAAACAAGGCTAAGGGTAATTACCCTAAATATTCAAACGTTAATGAGCAAGGATACCAAAACCATTACTATAAATAGTAGTCTCGGTTATTCTATTACTAACCTTGAACTGTTGTACAGAACTTTATTCCATCCGGAGGCAACTATTTCAAACATGGCCATGAGTGAAATCAGCGACTTTATTTTTAAAAATAATTTAGAGAACATTAATCCGGCAAAAATAGAAAAATCGGTACTTGATAAGCTAAATGCGGAAAATTACGGGTTAAAGTTTGAATATTTCCGGCTCACTAATTTTGCCGTTGTAAAAACATTCAGGCTTATTCAAGATAACCAAACATGGGTAGATAATGGATTGGATATGAACAATAAAAAGTAA
- the istB gene encoding IS21-like element helper ATPase IstB: MNESTVTKMKQMKLYGMFNAFKTAIESGKTDHYTLDQFVSMIIDAEWDERYNRRIERSITNAKFHYKSNIESINFDVSRNLDRNMVLRLAECEFIEKNENILITGSTGVGKSYLGTALGYQACIQGFKVSYFNTSKLFARLKMAKADGTYLRELTKIQRQDVIILDDFGLQALDSHNRITLLEIIEDRHNNGSIIVTSQIPVQGWYDIIGEKTIADAILDRLIHQSHRLELHGESMRKKRGINKE; this comes from the coding sequence ATGAATGAATCCACAGTAACCAAAATGAAACAAATGAAGCTTTATGGCATGTTTAATGCTTTTAAAACAGCCATTGAAAGCGGGAAAACAGATCATTATACCCTTGACCAGTTTGTATCGATGATTATTGATGCAGAATGGGATGAAAGGTACAATCGTCGTATTGAACGAAGTATCACTAATGCCAAATTCCATTACAAATCAAATATTGAAAGTATCAATTTTGATGTATCACGTAACCTGGACCGAAACATGGTACTGCGTCTGGCAGAATGCGAATTTATAGAGAAAAACGAAAACATTTTAATCACTGGAAGCACCGGTGTCGGTAAAAGTTATTTAGGTACTGCATTAGGTTATCAAGCCTGTATACAGGGTTTTAAGGTAAGTTATTTTAATACCTCAAAATTGTTCGCTAGACTAAAAATGGCTAAAGCAGATGGTACTTATCTACGGGAACTTACCAAAATACAAAGACAGGATGTTATAATACTTGATGATTTTGGACTCCAGGCACTTGACAGCCATAACCGAATTACTCTTTTAGAGATCATAGAGGACAGGCATAATAACGGCTCTATAATCGTGACATCACAAATACCAGTTCAAGGCTGGTATGATATAATTGGAGAAAAAACGATAGCCGATGCAATATTAGACAGACTTATACACCAATCTCATAGGCTTGAATTACATGGAGAATCCATGAGAAAGAAAAGAGGAATAAACAAAGAGTGA
- the istA gene encoding IS21 family transposase yields the protein MANKITDMSKIRKVIKFYCNGKSKLFISSYLSLSRNTVKKYISLFEVLELSFELIDQKTDAELELLFSQTSVEAISPRLQTLYDFFPKMERELKKVGVTVQHMWEQYIAVNPDGYRTSQFHYHYNIWGKRVNPVMHMNHKAGDKMYVDYAGKTLSIIDIDTGEVKEVQFFVAILGASQYTYAEASMSQQKENFVDSVENAMRFFEGTPAAIVPDNLKSAVIKSSRFEPTINETLADLAEHYETTILPARAYRPRDKSLVEGAVKILYRRIYVTIKETKFFSLEELNQQIWDLLDSHNNRKLTGRPYSRFELFLEDEKEKLRPLPQDRFEIKYQSFATVMQNGHVQLSQDKNYYSVPYQYVKKKAKLLYTKSTVEIYYKYNRIAVHPRNYKPYVYTTTPEHLASTHQFVAQWSAARFIEWANNIDESVGEYIMQIIESRNHPEQAYKSCLGILNFEKKVGRQRLINACRRALDFKIYNFKTIQNILENNLDHIDFDQEPEQELPDHSNIRGKHYYN from the coding sequence ATGGCAAACAAAATAACAGACATGAGTAAAATTAGAAAAGTAATTAAATTCTATTGTAATGGAAAGAGTAAGTTATTTATAAGTAGCTACTTATCCCTTTCAAGAAATACGGTAAAGAAATATATTTCTTTATTTGAAGTTCTCGAATTAAGCTTTGAATTAATCGACCAAAAAACCGATGCAGAGCTGGAACTTTTATTCTCCCAGACTAGTGTAGAGGCCATTAGCCCGAGATTACAGACACTTTATGATTTTTTTCCTAAAATGGAACGTGAACTAAAAAAAGTTGGCGTTACCGTACAGCATATGTGGGAACAATATATTGCTGTAAATCCTGATGGTTATCGAACTTCACAATTTCATTATCATTACAATATATGGGGCAAACGAGTTAATCCGGTCATGCATATGAACCATAAGGCTGGTGATAAAATGTATGTTGATTATGCCGGAAAGACACTCTCAATTATTGATATAGATACTGGAGAAGTCAAAGAAGTACAATTTTTTGTAGCAATATTGGGCGCTAGCCAATACACGTATGCTGAAGCTTCCATGAGCCAGCAAAAGGAAAACTTTGTTGACTCGGTAGAAAATGCCATGCGCTTTTTTGAAGGCACTCCTGCCGCCATTGTTCCAGATAATTTAAAATCTGCCGTAATAAAAAGCAGTCGTTTTGAACCGACAATCAATGAAACCCTGGCTGATTTAGCAGAACATTACGAAACCACAATTTTACCTGCCAGAGCTTACAGGCCCAGAGACAAGTCACTAGTTGAAGGAGCTGTTAAGATATTATATCGAAGGATTTATGTAACCATAAAAGAAACTAAGTTCTTTTCTCTGGAAGAATTAAACCAGCAGATCTGGGATTTACTTGACTCTCACAATAACAGAAAACTGACAGGACGCCCTTATTCCCGCTTTGAATTATTTTTAGAAGACGAGAAAGAAAAACTGCGTCCACTCCCACAAGATCGTTTTGAAATTAAATACCAGTCTTTTGCAACAGTAATGCAAAACGGTCATGTTCAATTAAGCCAGGACAAAAACTATTACAGCGTTCCGTATCAATATGTAAAGAAGAAAGCCAAGCTGTTATATACCAAATCAACAGTAGAGATTTATTATAAATACAATCGAATAGCTGTACATCCAAGAAACTACAAACCTTATGTCTATACAACAACTCCTGAGCATTTAGCCAGTACACATCAATTTGTAGCCCAATGGAGTGCTGCCCGCTTCATTGAATGGGCTAATAATATTGATGAGTCAGTAGGAGAATATATAATGCAGATAATCGAAAGCAGAAATCATCCAGAACAGGCTTATAAAAGCTGTTTAGGAATACTGAATTTTGAAAAAAAGGTAGGCAGACAGCGATTAATAAATGCCTGCAGGCGGGCACTTGATTTTAAAATTTACAATTTTAAGACCATACAAAACATTTTAGAAAACAACTTGGATCATATTGATTTTGATCAAGAACCTGAGCAGGAACTTCCCGATCACAGTAACATAAGAGGAAAACACTATTATAACTAA
- a CDS encoding DUF1376 domain-containing protein, with amino-acid sequence MKDPAFLFYTKDFQSGTQDMSCDEVGAYLRLLMYQHQHGNIPVDKERLMRITSIFTIEKFDMVWEMVGNKFNQIGNHLVNNRLDKEINQRSINKPKKTAAASLAGLISSSKLSKDDQVRIKRNFKMDLFIYENDVLITDETLIKTRVREWFNTQLNNQKETVNQMVNNYANGDGDVNENVSVNKEKEGTGEKIKKSIVKTSEIVFPFETELFKTQWQLWKAYKAKEFGFKYKSESSEQAGLSELNNLSGSDEKKAIAIIHQSLAKGWKGFFELKNNQNERSNSYTGQLKTVSDSFARKIAEGLQSE; translated from the coding sequence ATGAAAGATCCGGCATTTTTATTTTACACAAAAGACTTCCAGAGTGGTACCCAGGATATGTCATGTGATGAGGTCGGAGCATATTTGAGACTTCTAATGTATCAGCATCAACATGGAAACATCCCCGTGGACAAAGAAAGGCTGATGCGAATTACGAGCATTTTCACCATTGAAAAATTCGATATGGTTTGGGAAATGGTCGGAAATAAATTTAACCAAATAGGCAACCATTTGGTTAACAACAGGCTTGATAAAGAGATTAACCAAAGATCAATCAACAAGCCTAAAAAAACAGCAGCGGCATCACTGGCCGGTTTAATTTCCAGCTCCAAATTATCGAAAGATGACCAGGTAAGGATAAAAAGAAACTTCAAAATGGATCTTTTTATTTACGAAAATGATGTTTTGATTACGGATGAAACCCTAATAAAAACAAGGGTTAGGGAATGGTTTAATACTCAATTAAACAACCAAAAAGAAACGGTTAACCAAATGGTTAACAATTATGCAAATGGAGATGGAGATGTAAATGAAAATGTAAGTGTAAATAAAGAAAAAGAGGGTACGGGAGAAAAAATAAAAAAATCGATTGTCAAAACAAGTGAAATCGTTTTCCCATTTGAAACTGAATTATTCAAAACCCAATGGCAGCTATGGAAAGCTTACAAGGCGAAAGAATTCGGTTTCAAATACAAATCAGAATCAAGCGAACAGGCCGGGCTTTCTGAATTGAATAATTTATCCGGATCTGATGAAAAAAAAGCAATTGCAATTATTCATCAGTCTTTGGCTAAAGGGTGGAAAGGTTTTTTTGAATTAAAAAATAATCAAAATGAAAGATCAAATTCATACACAGGACAACTCAAAACAGTTAGTGACAGTTTCGCGAGAAAAATTGCTGAAGGTTTACAATCCGAATAA
- a CDS encoding HNH endonuclease yields the protein MGRLNHKRGQPSNYRQSIKSNPYWDEVKKRIRLRDDFKCVECGSTIRLETHHISYYVNGQSIVGHELDHLNWLVTLCETCHDKSHSDENHKYNPKNSNKTKR from the coding sequence ATGGGTAGACTTAATCACAAAAGAGGCCAGCCATCAAATTACAGGCAATCGATAAAAAGCAATCCATACTGGGATGAGGTTAAAAAACGTATTCGTTTACGTGACGATTTCAAGTGTGTAGAATGTGGATCGACTATACGATTAGAAACCCATCATATATCATATTATGTGAACGGACAATCAATTGTAGGGCATGAATTAGATCATCTGAATTGGCTGGTCACACTTTGTGAAACCTGTCACGATAAATCCCATAGTGATGAAAACCATAAATACAATCCAAAGAATTCTAATAAGACAAAACGATGA
- a CDS encoding PD-(D/E)XK nuclease-like domain-containing protein, translating to MSVEETLKQTLPNLHVATVLENELFSKSIDFTRPLTDYPKVDTISNFINSGAKPQHIYTESINVGGKVVQDEIEKYLDDDSISSSMFKAALKTPLHFYFAKSEDKEELEKLRKGPAYFQLGTFLHQAILEPTKFERAIVEPNYAMNSTEGVNNMIEFWENLITTNGFGEIGNEQVEAANVLDHCKTIIIDNKLSIDKIDGKRAYVAALKSISGVEPVSEENFLKIQILKKHYQVYGNGILKKLLHHSKREISMYYNDRETGLKVKIRPDAIQFKENIGVDAIISVKSSGIEDLKAFYYQAAKLHYDLSEGMYQEVASACTGRDFNTTITVMLQTVAPYAIALLVWSAEDIEMGKHKYHFAKENVKEIMEKQSTKGYEVFSEDQDHGLIQMFLPNWNQQEYLPVNI from the coding sequence ATGAGTGTAGAAGAAACTTTAAAACAGACATTGCCAAATTTACATGTGGCTACAGTATTGGAAAATGAACTTTTCAGTAAGTCCATAGATTTCACAAGGCCTTTGACAGATTACCCAAAGGTCGATACAATTTCAAATTTCATTAATTCAGGTGCAAAACCTCAGCACATTTACACCGAAAGTATCAATGTAGGTGGAAAGGTAGTTCAGGACGAGATTGAGAAATACCTTGATGATGATAGTATTAGTTCATCAATGTTCAAAGCCGCTTTAAAAACACCCCTTCACTTCTACTTTGCTAAAAGCGAAGATAAGGAAGAACTTGAAAAACTACGTAAAGGACCGGCTTATTTCCAATTAGGAACATTCCTTCACCAGGCCATTCTGGAACCGACAAAGTTTGAACGAGCAATCGTTGAACCAAACTATGCCATGAATTCGACTGAGGGCGTTAACAATATGATCGAATTCTGGGAAAACCTCATCACTACAAATGGTTTTGGTGAAATTGGCAATGAACAGGTTGAAGCGGCAAATGTATTGGACCATTGCAAAACTATTATCATTGACAATAAATTAAGTATCGACAAAATAGACGGCAAACGTGCCTATGTAGCAGCCCTTAAAAGCATTTCGGGAGTTGAGCCAGTGAGCGAAGAAAACTTCTTAAAAATTCAAATCCTTAAAAAACATTATCAGGTTTACGGTAATGGGATTCTTAAAAAATTGCTGCACCATTCGAAACGTGAAATATCGATGTACTACAATGATCGTGAAACTGGATTGAAAGTTAAAATTCGTCCCGATGCTATCCAGTTCAAAGAAAATATCGGTGTTGATGCTATCATATCGGTTAAAAGCTCAGGGATTGAAGATTTGAAAGCATTCTATTATCAAGCTGCTAAACTTCATTATGATCTGTCAGAGGGAATGTATCAGGAAGTAGCATCGGCCTGTACCGGTAGAGATTTCAATACTACAATTACGGTAATGCTTCAGACAGTCGCACCGTACGCCATCGCTTTATTGGTATGGTCCGCTGAAGATATCGAAATGGGAAAACACAAATATCATTTTGCAAAAGAAAATGTGAAAGAAATAATGGAAAAACAATCAACAAAGGGGTATGAAGTATTTTCAGAAGATCAAGACCACGGACTTATTCAGATGTTCCTTCCGAATTGGAATCAACAGGAATACCTACCTGTAAACATATAA
- a CDS encoding LexA family transcriptional regulator: protein METIQERLQYLLDSKGLTPYQLSVKTGISNSTLSRTLKKGSKPNSKTLELLCKYFEITEEWLLTGNANSVSALENKNGNKFFELASGKFLMTVKLVPIKAYAQYISECCDGEFVSDYQYEEVSFHVDKYARGNYMAFEIKGDSMDNGMLYDTPDKATALCRELGRQHWKDGFRDSLYGWVIVHIDTILFKDIIAQNLETGIITCHSRNESPEYADFEISLNDVKQIFKVIKRTF from the coding sequence ATGGAAACAATACAGGAGAGATTGCAATATTTACTCGATTCTAAAGGTCTGACGCCTTACCAATTGTCTGTTAAGACTGGTATTTCTAATTCTACATTAAGTAGGACACTTAAAAAGGGGAGTAAGCCGAATTCTAAAACATTGGAATTATTATGCAAATATTTTGAAATCACTGAAGAGTGGTTACTTACAGGAAATGCAAATAGTGTAAGTGCTTTAGAAAATAAAAATGGAAACAAGTTTTTCGAATTGGCAAGCGGTAAGTTTTTGATGACTGTGAAATTGGTTCCGATAAAAGCCTATGCTCAGTATATCAGCGAATGTTGTGATGGCGAATTCGTTTCTGATTACCAATATGAAGAAGTCAGCTTCCACGTAGATAAATATGCAAGGGGCAATTATATGGCATTTGAAATTAAAGGTGATTCAATGGATAATGGGATGCTGTATGATACACCTGATAAAGCTACGGCACTGTGTAGGGAATTAGGCAGGCAGCATTGGAAGGATGGTTTTAGAGATTCCTTATATGGATGGGTGATAGTACATATCGATACGATTCTTTTTAAGGATATTATAGCGCAGAATTTGGAAACCGGAATTATAACCTGCCATTCGAGAAATGAAAGTCCGGAATATGCTGATTTTGAAATCAGCTTAAATGATGTAAAACAAATTTTTAAAGTAATAAAACGTACATTCTAA
- a CDS encoding RNA polymerase sigma factor, which translates to MANKNQFNDIYSKHYSKVFRLCKGYFCGNSALASDASQEIFIKVWENLATFRNESSISTWIYRIAVNTCLLYLRKSSSKKEIRTAILPNVVSETYPNEQEEQLKQMYQCIQKLEETNKMIILMTLDNIEYAEISAVIGITEETLRVRIHRIKKSLTQCVQNENI; encoded by the coding sequence GTGGCTAATAAAAACCAATTTAACGATATCTACAGCAAGCATTATAGTAAAGTGTTTCGTTTGTGCAAAGGTTATTTCTGTGGCAATAGTGCATTAGCTTCTGATGCCTCTCAGGAAATTTTCATTAAAGTATGGGAAAATTTAGCTACGTTCCGAAATGAATCGAGCATTAGTACATGGATTTATAGAATTGCTGTAAATACCTGTCTCCTTTATTTGCGAAAATCATCTTCCAAAAAAGAAATCAGGACAGCCATTCTGCCTAACGTTGTTTCCGAAACCTATCCGAACGAACAAGAAGAGCAACTTAAACAAATGTATCAATGCATCCAAAAGCTTGAAGAAACAAACAAAATGATAATTCTGATGACCTTAGATAACATAGAATATGCAGAAATATCAGCTGTAATCGGGATAACCGAAGAAACGCTTCGTGTCAGGATCCATAGAATAAAAAAGAGTTTAACCCAATGTGTACAAAATGAAAACATTTGA
- a CDS encoding alpha/beta fold hydrolase encodes MKTKSILIVVFIFLISKSVFSQTAFKVDVRGKGDPILLFPGFGCTGEVWNETVTELSKKHECHIFTFAGFGTVPPIESPWLSTIKKQVILYVKTKKLNNATLMGHSLGGTLSLWLASEEPNLFKNLIIVDALPASAALMIPNYSGEAIPYENPQSKMMLDMDQKAFRSMNTQFTSYLCLNKEKQKTINAWMDIADRKTYVYGYIDMLNLDLRKEIAKIKIPVVILAATTPDLTTVQNTYKAQYENLPSVKIYYAANSAHFVMYDQPEWFMEKVKLEVQ; translated from the coding sequence ATGAAAACAAAATCAATCTTGATTGTCGTATTTATATTCCTTATTTCAAAATCTGTTTTTTCTCAAACTGCCTTTAAGGTGGATGTAAGAGGAAAAGGAGATCCTATTTTATTATTCCCTGGCTTTGGTTGTACAGGAGAAGTATGGAATGAAACAGTAACCGAACTTTCTAAAAAGCACGAATGCCACATTTTTACTTTCGCAGGATTTGGTACTGTTCCTCCTATTGAAAGCCCGTGGTTATCGACAATAAAGAAACAAGTCATTTTATATGTAAAAACTAAAAAATTAAACAATGCTACATTAATGGGTCATAGTTTAGGAGGTACTTTAAGTTTATGGTTAGCATCAGAAGAACCCAATTTGTTTAAAAATTTAATTATCGTTGATGCTTTACCCGCAAGTGCTGCCTTAATGATTCCTAATTACAGCGGAGAAGCTATTCCTTATGAAAATCCGCAAAGTAAAATGATGCTCGATATGGATCAAAAGGCATTCCGTTCCATGAATACCCAGTTTACTTCTTATCTGTGTTTGAATAAAGAAAAGCAAAAAACAATAAACGCCTGGATGGACATTGCTGATAGAAAAACTTATGTTTATGGTTACATCGATATGCTTAATTTAGATTTACGCAAAGAAATTGCTAAAATTAAAATTCCGGTGGTAATTTTAGCGGCCACAACTCCAGATCTTACGACGGTACAAAATACCTATAAAGCTCAGTATGAAAACTTACCGTCGGTTAAAATTTATTACGCAGCGAATTCGGCTCATTTTGTAATGTATGATCAACCGGAATGGTTTATGGAAAAAGTAAAATTAGAAGTACAATAA
- a CDS encoding phosphoribosylaminoimidazolesuccinocarboxamide synthase, with translation MEDVKTFRTKTGYCHITPDQIILNKDAVLDTSEKMTESDGVVKIVLVYILFAAYLIYSAYGDFGRGENVMAGILALVAVGLIYAIAISLDNSGTPVIDRSSIKKVEFTTGKKGLTRSVFVVRFKNKKGKIKKRLIMLPGSLNNGAEETEKALQIMRAEKLIL, from the coding sequence ATGGAGGATGTTAAAACATTTCGGACGAAAACAGGCTATTGCCATATCACTCCCGATCAGATCATCTTAAACAAAGATGCTGTGTTGGATACTTCGGAAAAAATGACGGAGAGCGATGGCGTGGTAAAAATAGTGTTGGTCTATATTCTTTTTGCGGCCTATTTAATTTATTCGGCCTATGGCGATTTTGGAAGAGGTGAAAATGTGATGGCAGGGATTCTGGCCTTAGTGGCGGTAGGCCTTATTTATGCAATTGCGATCAGCCTGGACAATAGTGGAACTCCGGTTATTGATCGGAGCAGTATTAAAAAGGTAGAATTTACCACAGGAAAAAAGGGATTGACCCGATCCGTATTCGTAGTGCGGTTTAAAAATAAAAAAGGAAAAATAAAAAAACGCCTGATTATGCTTCCAGGTTCCCTGAATAACGGAGCTGAAGAAACCGAAAAAGCGCTTCAAATCATGAGAGCAGAAAAGCTGATCCTGTAA
- a CDS encoding type VI secretion system Vgr family protein — translation MPISTKIQIQIGGEALTRFSKLVINQKVHTHHRFSILQPLPKEFVGEAIEKAQNYVGEMIKISISPGYMETSSSLLFNGVITEAQVVRTAGASGGIMINGYSPTILMEGPPNTHSFSDKTLSDIVQEVIGSYPKDSLKAAVEVQKDATLPYTVQYAESDFAFLCRIAQKKGQWFLYDGESLTFGKPNSKNFVLEYGRTLHSFHIEMRAKSLGFEYLGYDPYNGESQKASSDEVNYQPEGYARHIFDASKKLFPNTSTLLYSQALEEGNSRTHLVDRVTTQLHSRTADMVTARGDSDETGLRIGDIIQIKEPAFSLTGNPRDGLKEQNFGSYILTDIVHICDESGTYHNSFDAVPESVLSPPYGNVHSFPVADSQPATIISNDDPEGLGRVKVAFSWQKNSGANTPWIRMINPHSGGGKGFYFVPEIGEEVLVAFEGGNAEKPFVLGGMYNGSASSSYHTSGNDQKVIHTRSGTKMIFNDAAGSVFIEDSSGNTWMMDGQGNISVNAPKNFKLTAGENINISAGKNVTINAGENIDQSASQDILQVAGRDLNQTAAGNMSENANNKTELIQKTHIRGAQESIQHAEQVTIFSTKENMLLESSQKTVEINSAEKSNLF, via the coding sequence ATGCCTATAAGCACGAAAATTCAAATACAAATTGGAGGAGAAGCCTTAACGCGTTTTTCGAAACTCGTAATTAACCAAAAAGTGCATACACACCATCGTTTCTCAATATTACAACCTCTACCTAAAGAGTTTGTTGGAGAAGCAATTGAAAAAGCTCAGAATTATGTTGGTGAAATGATAAAGATCAGCATTAGTCCGGGCTACATGGAAACTTCATCTTCCTTATTATTTAATGGTGTAATTACTGAAGCACAAGTGGTAAGAACGGCAGGAGCTTCCGGTGGAATTATGATTAATGGATACAGTCCGACTATCCTAATGGAAGGGCCACCAAATACGCATTCTTTTAGTGATAAAACGTTATCGGATATTGTCCAGGAGGTCATTGGGAGTTATCCAAAAGATAGCTTAAAAGCAGCAGTAGAAGTTCAAAAAGATGCTACTCTTCCTTATACGGTACAATATGCCGAAAGTGATTTTGCTTTTTTATGCAGAATTGCACAAAAGAAAGGACAATGGTTTTTGTATGATGGCGAAAGCCTGACTTTTGGAAAGCCAAATTCTAAAAATTTCGTTCTGGAATATGGTAGGACATTACATTCTTTTCATATCGAAATGCGAGCCAAATCACTTGGTTTTGAGTATCTTGGATATGATCCTTACAATGGAGAAAGCCAAAAAGCAAGTTCCGATGAGGTAAATTACCAACCGGAAGGTTATGCACGTCATATTTTTGATGCATCAAAAAAGTTATTTCCTAATACTTCTACTTTATTGTATTCACAGGCACTTGAAGAGGGAAATTCCAGGACACATTTAGTGGATCGTGTTACCACACAACTGCATTCCCGTACTGCAGATATGGTGACTGCCCGTGGAGATTCGGATGAAACTGGTCTTCGCATTGGTGATATCATCCAAATTAAAGAACCTGCTTTCTCCTTAACCGGAAATCCACGAGATGGACTGAAAGAACAAAATTTTGGAAGTTATATCCTGACAGATATTGTTCATATCTGCGATGAATCAGGAACTTATCACAATAGTTTTGATGCAGTACCCGAAAGCGTACTTTCTCCACCCTATGGCAACGTACACAGTTTTCCTGTGGCAGACTCGCAGCCGGCAACGATTATTTCTAATGATGATCCCGAAGGTTTGGGTAGGGTAAAAGTTGCTTTTTCCTGGCAGAAAAACAGTGGAGCCAATACACCATGGATACGAATGATTAATCCCCATTCCGGAGGAGGGAAAGGCTTTTATTTTGTACCCGAAATTGGAGAAGAAGTATTAGTCGCGTTTGAAGGAGGCAATGCTGAAAAACCATTTGTTCTTGGAGGAATGTATAATGGGAGCGCTTCCAGTAGTTATCATACTTCAGGGAACGATCAAAAAGTAATTCATACCCGATCCGGAACCAAAATGATTTTTAACGATGCTGCAGGTAGTGTTTTTATTGAAGATTCGAGTGGAAATACCTGGATGATGGATGGCCAAGGGAATATTAGTGTCAATGCACCAAAGAATTTTAAATTGACTGCAGGGGAAAATATAAATATCAGTGCTGGAAAAAATGTTACGATTAATGCCGGAGAAAATATCGACCAATCGGCAAGTCAGGATATATTGCAGGTAGCAGGGCGTGACCTAAACCAGACCGCTGCAGGGAATATGTCGGAAAATGCAAATAATAAAACCGAATTGATCCAAAAAACACACATCAGGGGAGCACAGGAATCCATACAACATGCCGAGCAGGTAACCATCTTTAGTACAAAAGAAAATATGCTGCTCGAAAGTTCTCAAAAAACGGTGGAAATCAATAGTGCTGAAAAATCAAATCTTTTTTAA
- a CDS encoding DUF4280 domain-containing protein: MSEKYVVVQGADCKCKFSVEPLLDKLLVKTQKKEYANDRDGAKKLIATDQELGQTLEKNTFGKCKLQPTPGGYLPCKAVITKWSAVYEAVTLSNSGKILLEDSKATCPIGGPECILIDKNGQKTEAGEQNFKNATEEVQIQINPLVDPKDMMTLQRLHAGAEDSSN, encoded by the coding sequence ATGAGTGAAAAATATGTTGTGGTACAGGGAGCAGACTGTAAATGTAAGTTTAGCGTAGAACCCTTACTGGATAAACTTCTGGTGAAAACACAAAAGAAAGAATACGCTAACGATAGGGATGGAGCCAAAAAACTAATTGCAACAGATCAGGAATTGGGACAAACCCTCGAAAAGAATACGTTTGGGAAATGTAAATTGCAGCCCACACCAGGGGGGTATTTGCCTTGTAAAGCAGTGATTACGAAATGGAGCGCAGTATATGAAGCGGTAACGCTGTCCAATAGCGGTAAAATATTATTGGAAGACAGTAAGGCAACCTGTCCTATTGGTGGCCCTGAATGTATCCTGATCGATAAAAATGGGCAAAAGACAGAAGCCGGGGAACAAAATTTTAAAAATGCAACCGAAGAAGTGCAGATACAAATAAATCCGCTGGTTGATCCTAAGGATATGATGACATTGCAACGCCTTCATGCAGGAGCTGAGGATAGCAGTAACTAA